From Streptomyces cyaneogriseus subsp. noncyanogenus, the proteins below share one genomic window:
- a CDS encoding NACHT domain-containing protein: MEPVSIGARLASSIVVPLVKKLFVTDGPGAGLVDRPVRISNLVSFRGEKRTLSDSELRKIAEELVERAAQSTGMSERLPGFERRAVVNAVTHSLNSMGHLDMDDVQAVQLGYLELSRRLRSGNQAATIGLSSDALLLHANVMDTACLHILHFFTTRSTFVPRTLVEQSRRIEELSAKIDTLIMRTPSPADGGFEERYARYIVSKHGKLTIFGLDLPETSGSWPLDAAYLSLEATGAATGDIPLVLPAEQALAGRHRVLLRGVAGSGKTTLVQWLAVSAARTDLDERLLYLHGLVPFVLPMRSLTRAGARLPSPDEFLSAVGCPIAHAQPTGWYDRVLTAGRGLMLIDGIDEMPEGEREEARNWLRDLIGAYPKNHWLVTSRPSAVREHWLASERFTELDLAPMSRDDVAAFIRRWHKAAGSADAYGKELLYAVWAKQELSRLATNPLMCALICALHRDRRGYLPDGRKELYDAALSMLLSRRDRERGIYKTGDMRIGETHQIHLIQKLAYWLIRNGRSEMDAKDVLDLLSQALTAMPRVAELGEVKQIYRYLLVRSGLLIEPVEGTMQFIHRTFQDYLGARAAVESLDFDFLGGNAHLDQWEDVVRMAVAHARPAERTRLLTGLVERGDASKDIRHRLHLLAAACLDDATELDPAVRTEVQRRAEKLIPPRSFPQARALADVGPVVLELLQGPEDLARDEAYFTVLAAVRIGTDAAIPVLTRFRTVSDLRVRAELALVWSRFDTDRYAEEVIAHLHEDDLYFVVSSSRELRALRRFGGRSFLKITSPISPEEIQQFCVEDRLTGLCVATDLRCSWGWLAAFPRLTELTLETPLPDIDVSSLRHVVSLRTLRLPAAARVVGLEQLPRTLDVIRAG; encoded by the coding sequence ATGGAACCCGTAAGCATTGGCGCTCGGCTCGCATCGAGCATCGTTGTCCCGTTGGTGAAAAAACTGTTCGTGACGGACGGGCCGGGCGCCGGTCTGGTCGACCGACCTGTACGCATCTCCAACCTGGTGTCGTTCCGTGGCGAAAAGCGGACGCTCTCGGACTCCGAACTCCGCAAGATCGCGGAAGAGCTGGTGGAGCGCGCGGCGCAGTCGACCGGCATGTCGGAGCGCCTCCCCGGGTTCGAGCGGCGTGCGGTGGTGAACGCGGTCACGCACTCACTGAACTCCATGGGCCATCTGGACATGGACGATGTCCAAGCTGTTCAACTCGGTTATCTGGAACTGTCCCGACGTCTTCGCTCCGGTAATCAGGCGGCGACGATCGGCCTGTCGAGTGATGCATTGCTGTTGCATGCGAATGTGATGGATACGGCGTGCCTGCACATCCTGCACTTCTTCACCACGAGGTCCACCTTTGTACCTCGCACGCTCGTCGAGCAGAGCCGCCGGATTGAGGAACTGTCGGCGAAGATCGACACCCTGATCATGCGGACACCTTCCCCGGCGGACGGCGGTTTCGAGGAGCGCTACGCCCGCTACATCGTGAGCAAGCACGGCAAGCTGACCATCTTCGGCCTCGATCTTCCCGAAACCTCGGGGTCGTGGCCGCTCGACGCCGCTTATCTGAGCCTTGAGGCCACGGGTGCCGCGACCGGCGACATTCCCTTGGTGTTGCCCGCCGAACAGGCCCTGGCCGGGCGTCACCGGGTGCTGTTACGCGGGGTGGCAGGTTCCGGCAAGACCACCCTTGTGCAGTGGCTGGCCGTGAGTGCCGCGCGTACCGACCTCGACGAGCGACTGCTCTACCTTCATGGCCTGGTGCCGTTCGTGCTGCCGATGCGGTCCCTGACGCGCGCCGGGGCGAGGCTGCCCAGCCCGGACGAGTTCCTCTCGGCGGTGGGGTGCCCGATCGCCCACGCCCAGCCCACGGGCTGGTACGACCGAGTGCTGACCGCGGGGCGCGGGCTGATGCTGATCGACGGGATCGACGAGATGCCCGAGGGGGAACGCGAGGAAGCCCGCAACTGGCTGCGGGACCTGATCGGCGCCTACCCGAAGAACCACTGGCTCGTCACCTCGCGACCCTCGGCCGTGCGAGAACACTGGCTCGCGAGTGAGAGGTTCACGGAACTGGACCTCGCTCCCATGAGCCGTGACGATGTGGCCGCGTTCATCAGGCGCTGGCACAAAGCGGCCGGCAGCGCGGACGCGTACGGCAAAGAGCTGCTCTACGCAGTATGGGCCAAGCAGGAACTGAGCCGGCTCGCCACCAATCCGCTCATGTGCGCCCTCATCTGCGCACTGCACCGGGACCGGAGGGGCTATCTCCCCGATGGACGCAAGGAACTTTACGACGCGGCCCTGTCCATGTTGCTGTCCCGCAGGGACCGTGAACGCGGGATCTACAAAACGGGGGACATGCGTATCGGTGAAACCCACCAGATTCACTTGATTCAGAAGCTGGCGTACTGGCTGATCCGTAACGGCCGCTCGGAGATGGACGCGAAGGATGTCCTGGACCTGCTGTCCCAAGCGCTGACGGCGATGCCGCGCGTCGCTGAACTGGGCGAGGTGAAGCAGATCTACCGGTATCTGCTCGTCCGCAGCGGGTTGCTCATCGAACCCGTCGAAGGCACCATGCAGTTCATTCACCGGACCTTTCAGGACTATCTCGGAGCCAGGGCCGCCGTAGAGAGCCTTGATTTCGACTTCCTCGGTGGAAACGCCCACCTCGACCAGTGGGAGGACGTCGTCCGCATGGCCGTGGCCCATGCCCGGCCGGCGGAACGCACCCGACTGCTCACCGGGCTGGTCGAACGCGGCGACGCCTCCAAGGACATCCGCCACCGCCTCCATCTGCTGGCCGCGGCCTGCTTGGACGACGCCACCGAACTCGACCCCGCCGTGCGGACCGAGGTCCAACGGCGTGCTGAAAAACTCATCCCGCCCCGCTCGTTCCCCCAGGCCCGTGCGCTCGCGGATGTCGGCCCCGTCGTCCTGGAACTGCTGCAAGGTCCGGAGGATCTCGCCCGTGACGAGGCGTACTTCACGGTCCTCGCCGCGGTCCGTATCGGAACCGATGCCGCGATTCCGGTGCTGACCCGGTTCCGGACCGTCAGCGACCTGCGAGTACGAGCCGAACTGGCCCTCGTGTGGTCCCGGTTCGACACCGATCGTTACGCCGAAGAGGTCATCGCGCACCTGCATGAGGACGACCTCTATTTCGTGGTCTCGAGCAGCCGGGAACTCCGGGCCCTGCGTCGCTTCGGCGGACGATCCTTCTTGAAGATCACGTCCCCCATCAGCCCCGAGGAGATCCAGCAGTTCTGCGTGGAGGATCGCCTCACGGGACTGTGCGTCGCGACGGATCTGCGGTGCTCCTGGGGGTGGCTCGCGGCCTTCCCCCGTCTTACCGAGCTGACACTGGAGACGCCGCTTCCCGACATCGACGTGAGCTCACTGCGACATGTGGTCTCTCTGCGTACTCTTCGGCTGCCGGCAGCAGCGAGGGTGGTCGGTCTGGAGCAGTTGCCCCGCACCCTGGACGTCATCCGCGCAGGCTGA
- the msrA gene encoding peptide-methionine (S)-S-oxide reductase MsrA codes for MFLSRRTPQLPTPEQALPGRPEPAFTVPDRHTVLGNPLLGPYPQGLETADFGLGCFWGAERKFWQLPAGVWTTLVGYQGGYTENPTYEEVCSGLTGHTEAVRVVYDPKVISYEQLLKTFWESHDPTQGFRQGNDVGTQYRSAIYTHTPAQAAAAEASRTAYQQVLTASGHGQITTEILPAEDRPFYPAEAYHQQYLDKNPAGYCGIGGTGVSCPVGVAPAAD; via the coding sequence ATGTTCCTGTCCCGCCGTACGCCCCAGCTCCCGACCCCCGAGCAGGCGCTGCCCGGCCGCCCGGAGCCGGCGTTCACGGTCCCCGACCGCCACACCGTCCTCGGCAACCCGCTCCTCGGTCCCTACCCCCAGGGCCTGGAGACCGCCGACTTCGGCCTGGGCTGCTTCTGGGGCGCCGAGCGCAAGTTCTGGCAGCTCCCGGCAGGAGTCTGGACCACCCTGGTCGGCTACCAGGGCGGCTACACGGAGAACCCCACCTACGAGGAGGTCTGCTCGGGCCTGACCGGCCACACGGAGGCCGTCCGCGTCGTCTACGACCCGAAGGTGATCTCCTACGAGCAGCTCCTGAAGACCTTCTGGGAGTCCCACGACCCCACGCAGGGCTTCCGCCAGGGCAACGACGTCGGCACGCAGTACCGGTCGGCGATCTACACCCACACCCCCGCCCAGGCCGCGGCCGCCGAAGCCTCCCGCACCGCCTACCAGCAGGTCCTGACGGCCTCGGGCCACGGACAGATCACCACGGAGATCCTCCCGGCCGAGGACCGCCCGTTCTACCCGGCCGAGGCGTATCACCAGCAGTACCTCGACAAGAACCCGGCGGGGTACTGCGGAATCGGCGGCACGGGCGTGTCCTGTCCGGTGGGCGTGGCCCCCGCGGCGGACTGA
- a CDS encoding cystathionine gamma-synthase gives MSDRHISQHFETLAIHAGNTADPLTGAVVPPIYQVSTYKQDGVGGLRGGYEYSRSANPTRTALEENLAALEGGRRGLAFASGLAAEDCLLRTLLRPGDHVVIPNDAYGGTFRLFAKVASRWGVEWSVAESGDPAAVRAALTPKTKAVWVETPSNPLLGITDIAAVAQVTRDAGARLVVDNTFATPYLQQPLALGADVVVHSLTKYMGGHSDVVGGALIVGDPELGEELAFHQNAMGAVAGPFDSWLVLRGTKTLAVRMDRHSENATKIADMLTRHARVRSVLYPGLPEHPGHEIAAKQMKAFGGMVSFRVEGGEEAAVEVCNRARVFTLGESLGGVESLIEHPGRMTHASAAGSALEVPADLVRLSVGIENVDDLLEDLQQALG, from the coding sequence ATGAGCGACAGGCACATCAGTCAGCACTTCGAGACGCTCGCGATCCACGCGGGCAACACCGCCGACCCCCTGACGGGCGCGGTCGTCCCGCCGATCTACCAGGTGTCGACCTACAAGCAGGACGGCGTCGGCGGCCTGCGCGGCGGCTACGAGTACAGCCGCAGCGCCAATCCGACCCGCACCGCGCTGGAGGAGAACCTGGCCGCCCTGGAGGGCGGCCGCCGGGGTCTCGCCTTCGCGTCCGGGCTGGCGGCCGAGGACTGCCTGTTGCGCACGCTGCTGCGCCCCGGCGACCACGTGGTCATCCCCAACGATGCCTACGGCGGCACCTTCCGCCTCTTCGCCAAGGTCGCCTCCCGCTGGGGCGTGGAGTGGTCGGTGGCCGAGAGCGGCGACCCCGCCGCCGTACGGGCCGCCCTCACCCCGAAGACCAAGGCCGTGTGGGTGGAGACGCCCTCCAACCCGCTGCTGGGCATCACCGACATCGCCGCCGTCGCCCAGGTCACCCGGGACGCGGGCGCCAGGCTGGTCGTCGACAACACCTTCGCCACGCCCTACCTCCAGCAGCCGCTCGCGCTCGGCGCGGACGTCGTCGTGCACTCCCTGACCAAGTACATGGGCGGCCACTCCGACGTCGTCGGCGGCGCGCTGATCGTCGGCGACCCGGAGCTCGGCGAGGAGCTGGCGTTCCACCAGAACGCGATGGGCGCGGTCGCCGGGCCCTTCGACTCCTGGCTGGTGCTGCGCGGCACCAAGACGCTCGCGGTGCGGATGGACCGGCACAGCGAGAACGCCACCAAGATCGCCGACATGCTGACCCGGCACGCGCGCGTGAGGAGCGTCCTGTACCCGGGCCTGCCGGAGCACCCCGGGCACGAGATCGCCGCCAAGCAGATGAAGGCGTTCGGCGGCATGGTGTCGTTCCGGGTCGAGGGCGGCGAGGAAGCCGCCGTCGAGGTCTGCAACCGCGCGCGGGTGTTCACGCTCGGGGAGTCCCTGGGCGGTGTGGAGTCCCTCATCGAGCACCCCGGCCGGATGACCCACGCCTCGGCGGCCGGTTCCGCCCTGGAGGTGCCCGCCGATCTGGTGCGCCTCTCCGTCGGCATCGAGAACGTCGACGACCTGCTGGAGGACCTCCAGCAGGCGCTCGGCTAG
- a CDS encoding sigma factor-like helix-turn-helix DNA-binding protein, with product MRERHASRDARRAEEFRTFVAGAAGRLLHTATLLTAEAPGDNPRARRLLTLALAHTYARWDGLRGVDGEDPYDQTRRHLAIRFAHEARGRPAAPGRTRPRPRGPLARLSARERLVLVLRLHEGVAEEQTAALLGLTAEHVRTVCDRATATVLHPPRGPAPAAERETAAGTAVS from the coding sequence GTGCGAGAACGGCATGCGTCCCGGGACGCCCGCCGGGCCGAGGAGTTCCGGACCTTCGTCGCGGGCGCGGCGGGGCGGCTGCTGCACACCGCCACCCTGCTGACCGCGGAGGCGCCCGGCGACAACCCGCGCGCGCGGCGCCTGCTGACCCTCGCCCTGGCGCACACCTACGCCCGCTGGGACGGCCTGCGCGGCGTGGACGGCGAGGACCCCTACGACCAGACCCGCCGGCACCTGGCGATCCGCTTCGCCCACGAGGCGCGGGGCCGCCCCGCCGCTCCCGGCCGTACCCGGCCCCGGCCCCGCGGCCCGCTGGCCCGGCTGAGCGCGCGGGAACGGCTGGTCCTCGTCCTCAGGCTGCACGAGGGCGTCGCCGAGGAGCAGACGGCGGCCCTGCTGGGCCTGACCGCGGAACACGTCCGCACGGTGTGCGACCGGGCGACGGCCACGGTGCTCCACCCGCCCCGGGGGCCCGCGCCCGCGGCGGAGCGGGAGACGGCGGCCGGGACGGCGGTGTCATGA
- a CDS encoding MarR family winged helix-turn-helix transcriptional regulator, producing MPTTPDMTDLTTVGDSGLLDTLQHEVAVFARRAEQTRLGGVGQVRNSMDRAAYLLLNRLDKEGPMGVKALAASMGIDSSTVTRQVAPLVDTGLVKRTSHPEDGRAVVLQLSPRGAARLEEVRSSRRQLMAELTRDWAPEEREAFCTLLTRFNGALSARMALPGVPGSETPPAS from the coding sequence ATGCCCACAACACCTGACATGACGGACCTGACGACCGTCGGTGACAGCGGTCTCCTCGACACGCTGCAGCACGAGGTGGCGGTGTTCGCCCGCCGTGCAGAACAGACCCGCCTCGGCGGAGTCGGGCAGGTGCGCAACTCGATGGACCGCGCCGCGTACCTGCTGCTCAACCGGCTCGACAAGGAGGGGCCGATGGGCGTCAAGGCACTCGCCGCGAGCATGGGGATCGACTCCTCGACCGTCACGCGGCAGGTGGCTCCGCTCGTCGACACCGGACTCGTCAAGCGCACCTCGCACCCCGAGGACGGGCGCGCGGTGGTGCTCCAGCTCTCCCCGCGCGGCGCCGCCCGTCTGGAGGAGGTGCGTTCCTCCAGACGGCAGCTCATGGCGGAGCTGACCCGGGACTGGGCGCCGGAGGAGCGCGAGGCGTTCTGCACGCTCCTCACCCGCTTCAACGGCGCGCTGTCCGCGCGGATGGCACTCCCGGGCGTACCGGGCTCGGAGACGCCCCCGGCCTCCTAG
- the ilvA gene encoding threonine ammonia-lyase, with the protein MSYRTVSSLRPVTLDDVRGAQKMLSGVARVTAMEGSRHLSRLIGAPVHLKCENLQRTGSFKLRGAYVRIAGLLPEERAAGVVAASAGNHAQGVALASTLLGVRSTVFMPKGAPLPKISATREYGAEVRLHGQVVDETLAAAQEYAAGTGAVFIHPFDHPDVIAGQGTVGLEILEQCPEVRTIVVGIGGGGLAAGIAVAVKEIRPDVRIVGVQAEGAAAYPPSLAAGRPVSLRNPATMADGIKVGRPGDVPFGIVGDLVDEVRTVTEDELSAALLLCLERAKLVVEPAGASPVAALLSESDAFEGPVVAVLSGGNVDPVLMQRVLRHGMAAQGRYLAVRLRLTDRPGALATLLGVLSAVDANVLDVSHVRTDPRLGLTEAEVELHLETKGPVHCAEVGRALRDAGYTVMA; encoded by the coding sequence ATGAGCTACCGCACGGTCTCCTCCCTGCGCCCCGTCACCCTCGACGACGTACGCGGCGCCCAGAAGATGCTGTCGGGCGTGGCGCGGGTGACGGCGATGGAGGGCAGCAGGCACCTGTCCCGGCTGATCGGCGCTCCGGTGCACCTCAAGTGCGAGAACCTCCAGCGGACAGGGTCTTTCAAGCTGCGCGGCGCCTACGTCCGGATCGCGGGGCTGCTGCCGGAGGAGCGGGCCGCCGGTGTGGTCGCCGCGAGCGCCGGGAATCACGCGCAAGGGGTAGCCCTCGCGTCGACGCTGCTCGGGGTGCGGTCGACGGTGTTCATGCCGAAGGGCGCTCCGCTGCCGAAGATCAGCGCGACGCGCGAGTACGGCGCGGAGGTGCGGCTGCACGGCCAGGTGGTCGACGAGACGCTGGCCGCCGCGCAGGAGTACGCGGCCGGGACCGGCGCGGTCTTCATCCACCCCTTCGACCACCCCGACGTCATCGCCGGCCAGGGCACGGTCGGCCTGGAGATCCTGGAGCAGTGCCCGGAGGTCCGCACGATCGTCGTCGGCATCGGCGGCGGCGGGCTGGCGGCCGGGATCGCGGTGGCGGTGAAGGAGATCCGGCCGGATGTGCGGATCGTCGGCGTCCAGGCGGAGGGCGCGGCGGCGTACCCGCCGTCGCTGGCCGCCGGGCGGCCGGTGTCGCTGCGCAACCCGGCGACGATGGCCGACGGCATCAAGGTCGGGCGGCCCGGCGACGTGCCGTTCGGCATCGTCGGCGATCTGGTGGACGAGGTCCGCACGGTCACCGAGGACGAGCTGTCGGCCGCGCTGCTGCTCTGCCTGGAGCGGGCGAAGCTGGTCGTCGAGCCGGCCGGGGCGAGTCCGGTCGCGGCCCTGCTGAGCGAGTCGGACGCATTCGAGGGGCCGGTCGTCGCGGTGCTGTCGGGCGGGAACGTCGATCCGGTCCTGATGCAGCGGGTGCTGCGCCACGGCATGGCCGCGCAGGGCCGCTATCTGGCCGTCCGCCTGCGTCTGACGGACCGGCCGGGCGCCCTGGCCACGCTGCTCGGCGTGCTGTCGGCGGTGGACGCCAACGTCCTGGACGTGAGCCATGTGCGGACCGATCCGCGGCTCGGTCTCACGGAGGCGGAGGTCGAACTGCATCTGGAGACCAAGGGCCCGGTGCACTGCGCGGAGGTCGGCCGGGCGCTGCGCGACGCGGGCTACACGGTCATGGCCTGA
- the greA gene encoding transcription elongation factor GreA, with protein sequence MTQTSENVTWLTQEAYNKLKDELEYLTGPARTEIAAKIAAAREEGDLRENGGYHAAKEEQGKQELRVRQLTQLLENAKVGEPPASNGAVAPGMVVTIAFDGDEDDTLTFLLASREYASSEIETYSPQSPLGGGVIGHKVGENAEYELPNGKKASVKILKAEPYNG encoded by the coding sequence GTGACCCAGACCAGCGAGAACGTCACCTGGCTGACCCAGGAGGCGTACAACAAGCTCAAGGACGAGCTTGAGTACCTTACTGGTCCCGCGCGCACGGAGATCGCCGCCAAGATCGCCGCCGCGCGCGAGGAGGGCGACCTGCGTGAGAACGGCGGGTACCACGCGGCCAAGGAGGAGCAGGGCAAGCAGGAGCTCCGTGTGCGCCAGCTGACCCAGCTCCTCGAGAACGCCAAGGTCGGCGAGCCGCCGGCGTCGAACGGCGCGGTGGCACCGGGCATGGTGGTCACGATCGCCTTCGACGGCGACGAGGACGACACGCTGACCTTCCTGCTCGCCTCCCGCGAATACGCGAGCTCCGAGATCGAGACCTACTCGCCGCAGTCCCCGCTGGGCGGTGGCGTCATCGGCCACAAGGTCGGCGAGAACGCGGAGTACGAGCTGCCGAACGGCAAGAAGGCCTCGGTGAAGATCCTCAAGGCCGAGCCGTACAACGGCTGA
- a CDS encoding DUF4307 domain-containing protein, translated as MSTASTRLPEGRYGRSSDERADRTLKTVGAVLAVLLLALVGYFGYHYVGKNEISAEVISFDISEDAVAVHLEVRKDAGADGYCTLRSQAESGEEVGRADFRFGGDDTRIDRVVTLRTKAQGTTAELLGCHAD; from the coding sequence ATGAGCACGGCGAGCACGCGACTTCCCGAGGGCCGCTACGGCCGCTCCTCGGACGAACGGGCCGACCGCACGCTCAAGACGGTCGGCGCCGTCCTGGCGGTCCTGCTGCTCGCCCTCGTCGGCTACTTCGGCTACCACTACGTCGGCAAGAACGAGATCAGCGCCGAAGTGATCAGCTTCGACATCTCCGAGGACGCGGTCGCGGTGCATCTGGAGGTCCGCAAGGACGCCGGCGCCGACGGCTACTGCACCCTGCGCTCCCAGGCGGAGAGCGGCGAGGAGGTCGGCCGGGCCGACTTCCGCTTCGGCGGGGACGACACCCGCATCGACCGGGTCGTCACGCTCCGTACCAAGGCCCAGGGCACCACGGCCGAGCTCCTCGGCTGCCACGCCGACTGA
- the mca gene encoding mycothiol conjugate amidase Mca: MTDQLRLMAVHAHPDDESSKGAATMAKYVSEGVDVLVVTCTGGERGSILNPKLQGDAYIEEHIHEVRKKEMDEAREILGVKQEWLGFVDSGLPEGDPLPPLPEGCFALEDVDKAAGELVRKIRSFRPQVITTYDENGGYPHPDHIMTHKITMVAFEGATDTEKYPEGEFGPAWQPLKLYYNQGFNRPRTEALHRAMTERGLESPYGEWLKRWDEFDRPERTLTTYVPCADFFEIRDKALIAHATQIDPDGGWFRVPMELQKEVWPTEEYELAKSLVDTSLPEDDLFAGIRDNA, encoded by the coding sequence TTGACTGACCAGCTACGACTGATGGCCGTCCACGCCCACCCCGACGACGAGTCGAGCAAGGGCGCGGCCACCATGGCGAAGTACGTGTCCGAGGGGGTGGACGTGCTGGTGGTGACCTGCACGGGCGGCGAACGCGGCTCCATCCTCAACCCCAAGCTCCAGGGCGACGCGTACATCGAGGAGCACATTCACGAGGTGCGCAAGAAGGAGATGGACGAGGCCCGGGAGATCCTCGGCGTCAAGCAGGAGTGGCTCGGCTTCGTCGATTCCGGCCTGCCCGAGGGCGACCCGCTGCCGCCGCTGCCGGAGGGCTGCTTCGCCCTGGAGGACGTCGACAAGGCCGCCGGCGAGCTGGTGCGGAAGATCCGCTCCTTCCGTCCGCAGGTGATCACCACCTACGACGAGAACGGCGGCTACCCGCACCCGGACCACATCATGACCCACAAGATCACGATGGTGGCGTTCGAGGGCGCGACGGACACGGAGAAGTACCCGGAGGGCGAGTTCGGCCCGGCCTGGCAGCCGCTGAAGCTGTACTACAACCAGGGCTTCAACCGGCCCCGCACCGAGGCGCTGCACCGGGCGATGACCGAGCGCGGCCTGGAGTCCCCGTACGGCGAGTGGCTGAAGCGGTGGGACGAGTTCGACCGCCCCGAGCGCACCCTGACCACGTACGTGCCCTGCGCCGACTTCTTCGAGATCCGCGACAAGGCGCTGATCGCGCACGCCACGCAGATCGACCCCGACGGCGGCTGGTTCCGGGTGCCGATGGAGCTCCAGAAGGAGGTCTGGCCCACCGAGGAGTACGAGCTCGCGAAGTCTCTCGTGGACACCTCCCTCCCCGAGGACGACCTCTTCGCGGGCATCCGGGACAATGCCTGA
- a CDS encoding thioredoxin domain-containing protein, with amino-acid sequence MPNRLAHETSPYLLQHADNPVDWWPWSREAFEEARRRDLPVLLSVGYSSCHWCHVMAHESFEDPATADYLNAHFVSVKVDREERPDVDAVYMEAVQAATGQGGWPMTVFLTPDGEPFYFGTYFPPAPRHGMPSFRQVLQGVHQAWTERREEVADVAGNIVRELAGREISYGDAQAPGEAELAQALLGLTREYDPQRGGFGGAPKFPPSMVIEFLLRHHARTGSEGALQMAQDTCERMARGGIYDQLGGGFARYSVDRDWVVPHFEKMLYDNALLCRVYTHLWRSTGSELARRVALETADFMVRDLRTAEGGFASALDADSDDGTGKHVEGAYYVWTPEQLREVLGEADADLAAPYFGVTEEGTFEHGSSVLQLPQHEGVFDAGRIASVRERLFAARAQRPAPGRDDKVVAAWNGLAIAALAETGACFDRPDLVDAAVAAADLLVRLHLDDHARLTRTSKDGQAGANAGVLEDYADVAEGFLALASVTGEGVWLDFAGLLLDHVLTRFTDEAGSLYDTAADAERLIRRPQDPTDNATPSGWTAAAGALLSYAAHTGSEPHRTAAERALGVVKALGPRVPRFVGWGLAVAEALLDGPREVAVVGPADDEATRTLHRTALLGTAPGAVVAVGTEGSDEFPLLAGRPLVGGAPAAYVCRAFTCDAPVTDAGRLRASLGG; translated from the coding sequence ATGCCGAACCGACTGGCGCACGAGACGTCCCCGTACCTGCTTCAGCACGCCGACAACCCCGTCGACTGGTGGCCCTGGTCGCGGGAGGCGTTCGAGGAGGCGCGCAGGCGGGACCTGCCCGTGCTGCTGAGCGTCGGATACTCCAGCTGCCACTGGTGCCATGTGATGGCGCACGAGTCGTTCGAGGACCCGGCCACGGCCGACTACCTCAACGCGCACTTCGTCAGCGTCAAGGTCGACCGCGAGGAGCGCCCCGACGTCGACGCCGTCTACATGGAGGCCGTGCAGGCGGCGACCGGGCAGGGCGGCTGGCCCATGACGGTCTTCCTCACCCCGGACGGCGAGCCGTTCTACTTCGGCACGTACTTCCCGCCCGCGCCCCGGCACGGCATGCCGTCCTTCCGGCAGGTGCTCCAGGGCGTCCACCAGGCGTGGACCGAGCGCCGGGAGGAGGTCGCCGACGTCGCGGGCAACATCGTCCGCGAGCTCGCCGGACGGGAGATCTCCTACGGCGACGCCCAGGCGCCGGGCGAGGCGGAGCTCGCGCAGGCGCTGCTCGGGCTGACCCGGGAGTACGACCCGCAGCGCGGCGGCTTCGGCGGGGCGCCGAAGTTCCCGCCGTCCATGGTGATCGAGTTCCTGCTGCGCCACCACGCCCGCACCGGCTCCGAGGGCGCCCTCCAGATGGCGCAGGACACCTGCGAGCGGATGGCCCGCGGCGGCATCTACGACCAGCTCGGCGGCGGCTTCGCCCGGTACTCCGTCGACCGTGACTGGGTCGTGCCCCACTTCGAGAAGATGCTGTACGACAACGCGCTGCTGTGCCGGGTCTACACCCACCTCTGGCGCTCCACCGGCTCCGAGCTCGCCCGCCGGGTGGCCCTGGAGACGGCCGACTTCATGGTGCGCGACCTGCGGACCGCCGAGGGCGGGTTCGCCTCCGCCCTCGACGCCGACAGCGACGACGGGACCGGGAAGCACGTCGAGGGCGCCTACTACGTCTGGACGCCCGAGCAGCTCCGGGAGGTGCTCGGCGAGGCGGACGCCGACCTCGCCGCCCCGTACTTCGGCGTGACCGAGGAGGGCACCTTCGAGCACGGCTCGTCCGTGCTCCAGCTGCCGCAGCACGAGGGGGTCTTCGACGCCGGGCGGATCGCCTCCGTCCGGGAGCGGCTGTTCGCCGCCCGGGCGCAGCGGCCCGCGCCCGGCCGCGACGACAAGGTGGTCGCCGCCTGGAACGGCCTGGCCATCGCCGCCCTCGCCGAGACCGGCGCCTGCTTCGACCGCCCCGACCTGGTCGACGCCGCCGTCGCCGCAGCCGACCTCCTGGTCCGGCTGCACCTCGACGACCACGCCCGCCTCACCCGCACCAGCAAGGACGGGCAGGCGGGTGCCAACGCCGGGGTGCTGGAGGACTACGCCGACGTCGCCGAGGGCTTCCTGGCGCTCGCGTCCGTCACCGGCGAGGGCGTCTGGCTGGACTTCGCCGGGCTGCTCCTGGACCACGTCCTGACCCGGTTCACCGACGAGGCGGGCTCGCTGTACGACACCGCCGCCGACGCCGAGCGGCTGATCCGCCGCCCCCAGGACCCCACCGACAACGCCACCCCCTCCGGCTGGACCGCCGCCGCGGGCGCCCTGCTCTCCTACGCCGCCCACACCGGCTCCGAGCCGCACCGCACCGCCGCCGAGCGCGCCCTCGGCGTGGTGAAGGCGCTCGGCCCGCGGGTGCCCCGCTTCGTGGGCTGGGGGCTCGCCGTCGCCGAGGCGCTGCTCGACGGGCCGCGCGAGGTCGCCGTCGTGGGCCCCGCCGACGACGAGGCGACCCGCACCCTGCACCGGACGGCCCTGCTGGGCACCGCGCCGGGCGCGGTCGTCGCCGTCGGCACCGAGGGCAGCGACGAGTTCCCGCTGCTGGCCGGGCGGCCCCTGGTCGGCGGCGCCCCGGCCGCGTACGTCTGCCGCGCCTTCACCTGCGACGCGCCGGTCACCGACGCCGGGCGGCTGCGCGCCTCGCTGGGCGGCTGA